One stretch of Schistocerca nitens isolate TAMUIC-IGC-003100 chromosome 11, iqSchNite1.1, whole genome shotgun sequence DNA includes these proteins:
- the LOC126212622 gene encoding zinc finger protein 267-like, with protein sequence MAQCEIMEMHCLEDNLVISHPNDFIKEDPELNLEVAASIRKASDSLSFIQSAGDSCDISYQETLHQGVVNDKLEIYAEKSTDFSVSHNYTKIQTSQEDGLCGTRLSCSIKEKEFHKFNCSFCLQSFPSKYRLIMHIFIHIDGVQAPAFVCKSCGEVLPTDDCLKEHLRMKEGDQALSATNSEKLECSDHENNISFECVQEGIVEQTEEPPSCKVPRKTFKKSFKDICNTHTVKEAEEKLGRY encoded by the exons ATGGCACAGTGTGAAATTATGGAGATGCAT tgtctTGAAGATAACTTGGTAATCTCTCATCCAAAtgattttatcaaggaggatcctgaacTAAATTTGGAG GTGGCAGCCTCAATAAGAAAAGCATCTGATAGTTTAAG TTTCATTCAAAGTGCTGGTGACAGCTGTGACATTTCATATCAAGAAACATTACATCAAGGAGTAGTCAATGACAAGCTGGAGATATATGCAGAGAAGTCAACAGATTTCAGTGTGTCTCACAACTATACCAAAATACAGACTTCACAAGAAGATGGCTTATGTGGCACAAGATTAAGTTGTAGCATCAAGGAAAAGGAATTCCACAAGTTTAACTGTAGTTTCTGCCTACAGAGCTTCCCttcaaaatacagactcataatgcATATTTTCATCCACATTGATGGTGTGCAGGCACCTGCATTTGTGTGTAAGTCATGTGGTGAGGTATTGCCCACTGATGACTGCTTAAAAGAACATTTGAGAATGAAGGAGGGTGACCAAGCATTATCTGCTACCAACAGTGAGAAACTTGAATGCAGTGATCATGAAAACAATATCTCCTTCGAATGTGTACAAGAAGGAATTGTGGAACAGACTGAGGAGCCCCCTTCGTGCAAGGTACCcaggaaaacttttaaaaaatccttTAAAGACATATGTAATACACATACTGTGAAAGAAGCTGAAGAGAAACTCGGAAGAT atTAA